A stretch of Arachis hypogaea cultivar Tifrunner chromosome 15, arahy.Tifrunner.gnm2.J5K5, whole genome shotgun sequence DNA encodes these proteins:
- the LOC112749583 gene encoding protein cornichon homolog 4 isoform X2, whose product MGDILAWLISFLLLFSLLALLIYQLMCLADLEFDYINAYDSSSRINMVVLPEFIIQALLTSFYLVNSHWILTLLSLPYLCFNLHLYRQRKHLVDVTEIFNNLSWEKKHRLLKLIYLVFSLFLSLFWMIYNSLD is encoded by the exons atggGGGACATATTAGCGTGGCTCATCTCCTTCTTGCTCCTCTTTTCCTTACTGGCCCTCCTCATTTACCAG CTAATGTGCCTGGCAGACCTGGAATTCGATTACATAAATGCCTATGACTCCTCTTCTCGAATCAACATGGTGGTCTTACCCGAGTTCATTATTCAGGCTCTCCTTACCTCTTTCTACCTTGTTAACTCCCATTGGATATTGACACTTCTGTCTCTTCCTTACCTCTGCTTCAATCTCCATTT ATATAGGCAAAGAAAGCATTTAGTTGATGTTACAGAGATATTCAACAATCTGTCCTGGGAAAAGAAGCACCGCCTCCTCAAACTCATCTATCTTGTTTTCTCCCTTTTCCTCTCTCTATTTTG GATGATCTACAACTCACTCGATTGA